TTCCATCAAGCGGCGACGCGCATTCTCCAACTCAATGGCTTCGCGCTTCTCTTGTTCTTTTTCGTTTTTGATGAAGCTATCTTCAAGAGCAAGAATCTGCACGGTAACATCACGCATGATGGCACGCACGCGCTCGATTTGCGCATCAATCACATAATAAGCAGCCAATGCTGGCACCGCTACCAACAAGCCGCCAACCGTGGTAATCAGCGCTTCCCAGATACCGCCTGCCAGCATGGATGGGTCAATGCGTGAACCCGCTTGCGAGAGTTTGCTGAAGGATGCAATCATCCCGATAACAGTACCCATCAGGCCCAGCAATGGCGCGATGGTGGAAACCACCTCGAGCGAGCGCATGTGGGATTCGAGATAGCGCAACTCACCTGCGCCAACACGGGCAATTTCAGCCTCGCGTGATTTGACGCTCATATCGCGGTTCATGATGCAATCTACCGACACACGCATGATACGTGCGACTGGTCCGCGTTCTTTTTCGAGGAGTTTGCTGGCATCGGTCATCTCGCCGCGCTTGACGAAAAGCATGACTGGGTCGATGAAGCGCGTGTTGTAAACGTGCGCATTCACAAACTGGTAAGCCTTGTAAAACAGGATTGCGAGCGTGTAGACCGATAGGGCTACAATGAGGTACATGACCCATCCGCCCTTGACGAATATCAACTCAACCATATGCTTTGCCGTTTTGTTTTATTATTGAACCCGCACGCTAGCGCAAATAGCGCCTAGAGTCGAGGACTCCGTTAGGTTTTCCACAGGCTGTGGATAGGGCTATTTCGCCAAACTACGGGCTTCTTCAGGCAGCATAATGGGGATGCCGTCACGGATCGGGTACGCTAAACCCGCCGCATTGGAAATGAGCTCCTGCGCCTTTTCGTCATAGATCAATGTGCTCTTGCTGACGGGACAGACAAGTAATTCGAGTAAGGCGCTATCTGGTTTGGAGGTGTGCATGGATTTCCTAACTACGCAGCGTATAAACGACGAGAAGAACGAGTGCAATCATTGCAATCATGACCCATGGTGGGCCAGAGGTCACTTTCTCTTCTGTGATTTCACCCGTTTCGGGGTTTATGACCTGCTCGCGTGCTTCGCTATGATGAGCCGAATACTCAGAATAAGAGAGGCCAGTTCCAGGCAGGCCGCCCGTTGCACGGGTTCCCTTCTTGCCGATATTATAGGTAAGACCCTTGCCCCCAATCGTCAGGCTGCTGATACCATGTTTCGTGATATTCAGCCTCAGTCCGGGCAGGATACGTACGCCTTTGCGGAAACGGAACCCCATAAGCACTCCTTTAGCACAGCCTAATCGGCCAAGCGGCAGAGCGCAATGCGATAATGCCCCTATAATCCCTTGATAAATCAATCTGTAAGAAGCGCTTGCAATTTCATTTTGCTTGCGTATGTTACGCAGCCTCACGTGAGCGGGCGTAGCTCAGTGGTAGAGTGTCACCTTGCCAAGGTGAATGTCGAGAGTTCGAATCTCTTCGCCCGCTCCATTTCTCCCCTTTTTTATCGACTCACTCTTAGATTCGACAGCGAATCCCCAATTGCATTGAAAGCAGCACTCAGATCGGCAGCCGTGGGTGAATTGAAGAAATAGTCTGGATTGGTCGCACAATTTTCGAGCAAGGTTTCGATATTTGCACCTGGCGCATCGAATGCCACGGTATAGACCAATATACCCTGCGCTTTCATCGATTCGCAGACTTGTGCCAATCTATCATCCAATCTGTCGGGTGCGACACTGGTGCTCGTCGTGCCTAGACGATTATCGGTGATATAACCGTAAGATGTTCGCGTCGTATTACCATAGACGTTTTCACCATCAGTCATGATGATTACGGCTTTGTTCATCAGCGGTGTATCGTAATCAAGTGGTAGAGCGTTTGCATCCATATCGCCCCCCCACAGACCGCGCCAACGAGGTGATAGCATACGCCAGCCCCATATAGCGCCGACATTCACGTGCGTATTACCATTGGTCGTAAGATTCGTAATTGCATTATCCAATGTTGTTCGGTTGGTGGTCATCGGAACCAGCGGGTTCAGCGTACAATGCTTGTTGGGACCTTTGCTATAACCGATACCCGAACGCAAGCTACCACCATTGGTAAGCCAGTCATTGGCGTAGTTGCCGCTATTCACATCGGGCCAGAAGAACGCTCGGAAGGCTTCTACCGATGGCGGGTCGTCCGTCACATCACGATTATTGAAGCGCTCCTCCACACAACCTGCCCATGTTACGCCTCGCCAATTCAGGGTTGCCCAATGGGTCGCATCGCGCCATGCGGTGCGCGTATTGCCGACATTCACGTTCTGCGAGAAGGGTACAATACCGACATATAAGTCCTCTGGATTTTCTTCCTCCCCATAGAGAATGCCGATGAGATCATGGGCAGCATCTTTCAATGCATCAATCTTGGTACAAGGGGAACACATCGAACCGGTCGTATCGACTACTAGCACGACCTCCAGCCCTTTGGTCTGGCGCGTAATCTCCGAGGTGGCGCGTACCGTAATCGTATCAAACCCCATCACCTGCATAATACGTACAGGCACCACCGCCTCGGCACTGAGTGAAATCACTGTATTGTCGTCATTGACGGTTGCGACAAGCTCCGTGACTTCGGAACCCAGATAGTCGTCTGGGAAATTCGCATCGAAATATTTTTGCACCTCGGCTTGTACATCTTGTGTGTTGATATTCGATCCTGCTGCTAGTCCTGCCGCATCCAGCGCGCTTGATAGTTTGGACTGCACCAGTTGTGCGCGCCCTGTATCAACGGCTGCACCTGTCATACCTACCAGCGCAATGATGCTGACGGCCATCAGTGGCATCACCGCACCTGCTCTGTTATTCCACCATTGTTTACGCATAAACGATCTCCCTATTGGGGTGCGGTCGTGAGTGCACCTAATCGCGGCTTGAATACGGCCGTTTTGTAAATATCTGTCTCTTCATATAAACCATTGGCTGCAAACATCGGTGTGTAGCGATAGAATACTTCCGCTACGATGACGTTATCGCGCTCGTTGATGATGAGGCCTTCAGGTAATACCGCCGTAACGCCCACTGCCAAGCCAACACGACTTTCGGCCTCGAGCGATCCACCGCCCTCATATTGCCAACGAATGCGTTGTACATCGCCAGGGTCGCGCTCAACAGAGGTTACGATCACCACGCCATTCTCGGCGAATTCAAATGGGTCCATCACCTGTGAAGCAGCAAGTAAATATTCGTCCATTTGGTCGGCGGTCAAAACCGTTGCCTGCGAGGTAACGTCGGCCGTGATATAGGCAACTTTCTCGACTTTCTGATTCACAAGCACGGCGCGTGACAACTCAAATCCTCCCAACAGCAATATCATAAAAAAGCCCGAAGCAATCGCAAACTCGGTGACGGCTATCCCCGACTCATTACGCAAAAACTGTGTGCGAAATCCCATCAAAATGGCTCATTCCTAACAACAGCCCGCGCGGTAAGCACAATGACGGGGTCTTCATCTGGATCCAACTCATCATTGCCGAAAAACGCACCTGCCATCGGTGTTAATAAGGTCCATGGATATTGTACGGTGTAGACAACGACATCGCCCGCATTCCCTAAACCTGCGGCACCCATATCCGCGTCCCACTGTCCATTACCATTGGAATCAATATAAGGCTCTGCACCATCTTTAGTGCCGTTACCGTTACTATCCGTGTAGGGTTCAGGTTGGTTGATATCGCCGAAGCCACCACCATATGCCATCGAATCGATCTCGATCAATTCTGCATCCAACAAACCACCTGCCCGCTCATCGATCATCGCACGGATGGTTTCTTCGCGCGTTGCACCTTCCGTTGCGAATCCTGTCTTTCCCAAACGCGATGCATTGAAGGTCGCGCTTTCGATAATGTTTTGCACGAACATCATCATCGCTGCTTCAATGACACCCATCACGAACAATGACAGTACAGGCGCCACGAACGCGAATTCGAGCGCGGTCACGCCGTCATCGTTCTTACGAAACTGCTTCAGAAAGCGCATGATTCACCTCACGCTATAGTATAGAGAAGTGGGCCGCTTACGTCACGCAAAATCATTTCCAATTCATTGATATTGATGGATATTTTAATGGTGTTTCGCTCAAATTGTACCTATTTTGCACGCTTGTTTTCTACGTTCAATGTCGTTAGGTTATAGGACATTCACACGAGGTTATTATGCGCGCACATCTTCGTTTACTCTGCACCGTCTCACTTTTAGCGCTTGCTGCCTGCGACGGTACGATGGAAACCACCAAGGGGCCTGTTGACCCTGCAACACTTGGGCCACTCCCTGCACGCGAACTGCTCGCTATTGAATCTGGCAATCAATCCCTGCGTGCTGGCCAGACCGCACAAGCAGAAGCCTCTTACCGCAGCGCCATCGCACTCTCCAAAGGACATGTTGATGCGCATATCATGCTGGCACGACTACTTGCCAATCAAGGGCGTGCAGCCGAGGCACAAAAGATCGTGCAAGAAGGCCTAAGCTGGCAACCTGAGCAGCCAGACCTGAACTTGATGCTGGGTAAATATTTATTGTCGCAAGGTTATTATACCGAAGCACAGCGCGTCTTCGAAAATGGCCTGATCGCCATGCCGCGCAATATTGATTTGCTGGCGGGCAAAGGGATCGCCATGGACATGCAGGGTGACCATATTGGTGCACAACTCGCTTACAAGGAAGCGCTGACCTATAATCCACGCGAGCAAGCAAGCTTCGTGCAGAATAATCTGGGGCTTTCCTATTTGTTTAATAACGAAGCAAAAGAAGCGGTGAGCTTGCTTGAGCCACTCGCTAAGGAGAAAGACGCCTCGGCGGTGACGATACATAATCTTGCGCTGGCCTATACGTTGCTGAAAGAAGAGAAGAAGGCACAAGAAATCCTTGGTGACGACTATGATGCAGATAAGCAAAAAGAAGCGCTTGAGAGCTTAGAAGCATACTACGCTGCCAAGAAAAAAGGCGATGAAGCAGCAACGCCACCAAGCTTGCCTGTTCAAGCGAGCGAGTAGTACAAATCCCGTTAGATGAAGCCAGCAGGCTGAATCAGCCTTGAGCCAGCGAAGCTGCGCGAAGGCGAGCACGGCGTGTGCGAGGCCGAAGCGTTACATGCTATTTACTCGTTGTATCCAGCACGCTGATAATGGCCGGAGCCATTACAATCACGAAGAGTGTTGGTAGAATAAATACGATCATGGGCACGGTCATCATCGCGGGGAGTCGTGCTGCTTTTTGTTCAGCACGCAACATGCGCTCGGTGCGGAATTCTTTGGAGAGCACACGCAATGCTTGCGAGATAGGCGTACCGTATTTATCGGTCTGCACAATCACGTTCACGAACCCTCGAATTTCTTGCAAATCCACACGATCAGCGAGGTTCTTAAGCGCCACTTGCCTGTCGGGCAGGAATCCCAACTCCACCGAAGTGAGGCTTAACTCCTCAGCAATTTCGGGATAGGTTCGGCCAAGCTCTTTGGAAACGCGATCCAAAGCTGCGGCCAAGCTTAAGCCAGCCTCGGCACAAATCATCATCAAATCCAGTGCGTCGGGTAAGCCTTTTTGAATCGCGTGATAACGTTTGTCGCGCTTGTTGCGAATAATAATGTCGGGCAGCGATGAACCGAAATACGCAACCCCTAGCACGATAAGCCACTTCCACGCTTTCTTGGCTTCAAAGGGTGCTGCCCAGTCAATTTTAGCGAGAATCAGACCCAGTGCCAATGCTGCAAAAGGCGCAACCAGTTTGGCGAAAGCATAAATAATCACAGCATCTTTGCTACGGAATCCCGCACGCGTCATGCGTTTTTGCAACTCGCCCATTTGGTGCTGCTGCGTCAACTTCAACTGCGATACGACATTGCGGATAAACTCCATGCCGCTTTGTGATTTCACTTTTTTACGGCGCGTTGGGCCTATCAACCCTGATTTCAATTCCGCACGGCGTTCAGCGATTGCTTTGAGGCGCGGTGCCATGCGATCACGATCAATGAATAGCTGACCGATGGAGTATACCAGCAAGAATACCGTACCCATTGCGGTGACAAGCAGCACATCGTCTAAGGTTATCCCAAGGGGCAATAACGCTTCGATATTGAGTGGCTGTCCTGCTTGGTTGCTCATATTTCAAACTGCGTCATCTTACGCATGACGAACGCCCCCATAGCCATACTACATGCTGCACCAAGTGCTGACAGGTTGCCGCGATAATCCGTGTACAGCACCTTGATATAATCCGGCGAAACAATCGCCAGCATAATGAGAACGAAGAACGGCAAGGCGCCAACGATAAAACCAGAAGCCTTGGCTTCCGATGAGAGCGCTTTAATTTTGAGTTTCATCATAGCGCGGGCACGCAAAATTTCTGAGAGGTTACTCAGAATCTCGCCGAGGTTACCCCCCGTTTCACGCTGCAAGATAATGGTCGTCACGAAGAAGTTAAACTCGGTAAGCCCCAGTTTCGTCGCCACATCAGTCAGTGCCTTTTCAACGGGCACACCCAGTGCGATTTGCTGGGCAATCGTGCCGAATACGGGTCCCACAGGTTGGCCAATCTCGCGTGAGACGATTTGCATCGACTCACTCACTGGCAAACCTGCGCGCAAACCCCGTACAATCAAATCAATCGCATCAGGGAACAGTTTAATGAATTCGATTTTGCGCTTCGCAAGCTTTTTGCCAACAATCATGTGCGGAAAGCCAATCCCGACAATCAGCCCGATGAGCAAGCCCAGAAGGATTTTCTTTTTAAGAATGATAACCAGCAGCGCCACTACAATCACGATAATCAGATTCATCATCAAATAGCGCTTCGGCGTCATCTGCATGCCTGCGGTTTGCAGGCGCTCTGCGAGTGTTTCGAGATTCAGCTTTTTGACTTCACCAATGAATGGAAGCTTTGAATCCACTGCTTTACGACGCAAGCTTGATTGCCCCGACGTGCTTAGGGTGCTGGTGGCTGGCGTGCGCCCAACTACGCGTGCCATGCGAGCATTGCGTTTCTTGGCGCTGCCATCCGAGAAGGCGAACACTACGAGTAGCGCACCTAAAATCCCTGTGATTAAATACAGCATGATTACATCGCATCCAGCAGCGCTTTTTCGAGTCCGAAATAGGCTGCTTGTTTACAGAAATTGGGGCGTAATCCCGTGGATTTGAATTCACCAATCAGCTTGCCGTTAGCGTCTTCGCCTTGGAATACGTAGGTGTAGAGGTCTTGTGTAATCACCACCTCACCTTCCATCCCCACTACTTCTGTGACGTGCGTGATGCGGCGCATACCGTCACGCATACGCTGAATCTGGACAATGAGCTGCACAGCAGAAGCAATCTGATGTCGTATGGCGCTCGATGGCAACTTGGTACCCGCCATGTTCACCATGTTCTCCAAACGCGTCAGCGCCTCACGCGGGTTATTGGCGTGGAGCGTTCCAAGCGAACCGTCGTGACCTGTGTTCATCGCTTGTAGTAAGTCGAGCGCCTCGCCACCGCGTACCTCACCAAGGATAATGCGGTCAGGACGCATACGCAGCGCGTTTTTCACGAGGTCGCGCATGTTGATTTCACCACCACCCTCAAGGTTGGCTGGGCGTGTTTCAAGTGGCACGACGTGTGGCTGCTGTAATTGCAACTCTGCCGCATCCTCGATCGTTACGACGCGCTCGCCATGGTCAATCATGCGGCTGAGTGCGTTGAGTAACGTGGTCTTACCCGAACCCGTACCGCCCGATACGATGATGTTGAGACGGCATGCGCCAGCAATCTTAAGGACCGTACAGAGATTTGGAGAAATATTGCCCTGCTGCGCCATGATATCGAGCGTGATTTTCTTTTTAGAGAATTTACGAATCGAAATACTACAGCCTTTAAGTGATAATGGCGTAGCAATGACGTTTACGCGTGAACCGTCTTTTAGGCGCGCATCGCATATTGGGCT
This sequence is a window from Alphaproteobacteria bacterium. Protein-coding genes within it:
- a CDS encoding pilus assembly protein, with protein sequence MRKQWWNNRAGAVMPLMAVSIIALVGMTGAAVDTGRAQLVQSKLSSALDAAGLAAGSNINTQDVQAEVQKYFDANFPDDYLGSEVTELVATVNDDNTVISLSAEAVVPVRIMQVMGFDTITVRATSEITRQTKGLEVVLVVDTTGSMCSPCTKIDALKDAAHDLIGILYGEEENPEDLYVGIVPFSQNVNVGNTRTAWRDATHWATLNWRGVTWAGCVEERFNNRDVTDDPPSVEAFRAFFWPDVNSGNYANDWLTNGGSLRSGIGYSKGPNKHCTLNPLVPMTTNRTTLDNAITNLTTNGNTHVNVGAIWGWRMLSPRWRGLWGGDMDANALPLDYDTPLMNKAVIIMTDGENVYGNTTRTSYGYITDNRLGTTSTSVAPDRLDDRLAQVCESMKAQGILVYTVAFDAPGANIETLLENCATNPDYFFNSPTAADLSAAFNAIGDSLSNLRVSR
- a CDS encoding MotA/TolQ/ExbB proton channel family protein → MYLIVALSVYTLAILFYKAYQFVNAHVYNTRFIDPVMLFVKRGEMTDASKLLEKERGPVARIMRVSVDCIMNRDMSVKSREAEIARVGAGELRYLESHMRSLEVVSTIAPLLGLMGTVIGMIASFSKLSQAGSRIDPSMLAGGIWEALITTVGGLLVAVPALAAYYVIDAQIERVRAIMRDVTVQILALEDSFIKNEKEQEKREAIELENARRRLMEDQQKAAAMMAAAVANSNAQQTAQRIDREKTEKEKKKREQMELLAEKTAETATSRGAPQSASVLRLLSPSYNKF
- a CDS encoding pilus assembly protein, encoding MGFRTQFLRNESGIAVTEFAIASGFFMILLLGGFELSRAVLVNQKVEKVAYITADVTSQATVLTADQMDEYLLAASQVMDPFEFAENGVVIVTSVERDPGDVQRIRWQYEGGGSLEAESRVGLAVGVTAVLPEGLIINERDNVIVAEVFYRYTPMFAANGLYEETDIYKTAVFKPRLGALTTAPQ
- a CDS encoding CpaF family protein encodes the protein MSGFGRRNIPVASPASAATPPAVPAEAAATSAPAPTNERLSERDPNMTAVSKDAPQLDDELQKTKELIYNTLMEQIDLPTASRLKAEELRRQITDLIGEIVMEKKLAINQAEQHVLANQIVDDMIGLGPLEPLLKDEAVTDIMVNGPQQIYVERKGKLELTDIQFRDNEHVMNIAQRIVTAVGRRVDESSPICDARLKDGSRVNVIATPLSLKGCSISIRKFSKKKITLDIMAQQGNISPNLCTVLKIAGACRLNIIVSGGTGSGKTTLLNALSRMIDHGERVVTIEDAAELQLQQPHVVPLETRPANLEGGGEINMRDLVKNALRMRPDRIILGEVRGGEALDLLQAMNTGHDGSLGTLHANNPREALTRLENMVNMAGTKLPSSAIRHQIASAVQLIVQIQRMRDGMRRITHVTEVVGMEGEVVITQDLYTYVFQGEDANGKLIGEFKSTGLRPNFCKQAAYFGLEKALLDAM
- a CDS encoding pilus assembly protein; the protein is MRFLKQFRKNDDGVTALEFAFVAPVLSLFVMGVIEAAMMMFVQNIIESATFNASRLGKTGFATEGATREETIRAMIDERAGGLLDAELIEIDSMAYGGGFGDINQPEPYTDSNGNGTKDGAEPYIDSNGNGQWDADMGAAGLGNAGDVVVYTVQYPWTLLTPMAGAFFGNDELDPDEDPVIVLTARAVVRNEPF
- a CDS encoding tetratricopeptide repeat protein is translated as MRAHLRLLCTVSLLALAACDGTMETTKGPVDPATLGPLPARELLAIESGNQSLRAGQTAQAEASYRSAIALSKGHVDAHIMLARLLANQGRAAEAQKIVQEGLSWQPEQPDLNLMLGKYLLSQGYYTEAQRVFENGLIAMPRNIDLLAGKGIAMDMQGDHIGAQLAYKEALTYNPREQASFVQNNLGLSYLFNNEAKEAVSLLEPLAKEKDASAVTIHNLALAYTLLKEEKKAQEILGDDYDADKQKEALESLEAYYAAKKKGDEAATPPSLPVQASE
- a CDS encoding type II secretion system F family protein, which encodes MSNQAGQPLNIEALLPLGITLDDVLLVTAMGTVFLLVYSIGQLFIDRDRMAPRLKAIAERRAELKSGLIGPTRRKKVKSQSGMEFIRNVVSQLKLTQQHQMGELQKRMTRAGFRSKDAVIIYAFAKLVAPFAALALGLILAKIDWAAPFEAKKAWKWLIVLGVAYFGSSLPDIIIRNKRDKRYHAIQKGLPDALDLMMICAEAGLSLAAALDRVSKELGRTYPEIAEELSLTSVELGFLPDRQVALKNLADRVDLQEIRGFVNVIVQTDKYGTPISQALRVLSKEFRTERMLRAEQKAARLPAMMTVPMIVFILPTLFVIVMAPAIISVLDTTSK
- a CDS encoding DUF4236 domain-containing protein — encoded protein: MGFRFRKGVRILPGLRLNITKHGISSLTIGGKGLTYNIGKKGTRATGGLPGTGLSYSEYSAHHSEAREQVINPETGEITEEKVTSGPPWVMIAMIALVLLVVYTLRS
- a CDS encoding Trm112 family protein, coding for MHTSKPDSALLELLVCPVSKSTLIYDEKAQELISNAAGLAYPIRDGIPIMLPEEARSLAK
- a CDS encoding type II secretion system F family protein is translated as MLYLITGILGALLVVFAFSDGSAKKRNARMARVVGRTPATSTLSTSGQSSLRRKAVDSKLPFIGEVKKLNLETLAERLQTAGMQMTPKRYLMMNLIIVIVVALLVIILKKKILLGLLIGLIVGIGFPHMIVGKKLAKRKIEFIKLFPDAIDLIVRGLRAGLPVSESMQIVSREIGQPVGPVFGTIAQQIALGVPVEKALTDVATKLGLTEFNFFVTTIILQRETGGNLGEILSNLSEILRARAMMKLKIKALSSEAKASGFIVGALPFFVLIMLAIVSPDYIKVLYTDYRGNLSALGAACSMAMGAFVMRKMTQFEI